One Streptomyces sp. B21-105 genomic region harbors:
- the dapF gene encoding diaminopimelate epimerase codes for MSTRIAFLKGHGTENDFVIVPDPENALDLSPAHVAALCDRRAGIGGDGVLHVVRSAAHPEAGHMAAEAEWFMDYRNGDGSVAEMCGNGVRVFARYLQYAGLVTDGDLAVATRGGVKRVHLAKDGDVTVGMGRARLPEGDVTVSVGERSWPARNVNMGNPHAVAFVDDLAHAGALLSPPPFGPAAAYPDGVNVEFVVYRGPRHVALRVHERGSGETRSCGTGACAVAVAAARRDGADPAATGTPVTYTVDLPGGRLVITERPDGEIEMTGPAVIVATGEIDAQWLENAVR; via the coding sequence ATGAGCACCCGGATCGCCTTCCTCAAGGGGCACGGGACCGAGAACGACTTCGTGATCGTCCCGGACCCCGAGAACGCCCTAGACCTCTCCCCGGCCCACGTCGCCGCCCTGTGCGACCGCCGCGCGGGCATCGGGGGCGACGGTGTGCTGCACGTCGTGCGCTCCGCGGCGCACCCCGAGGCCGGGCACATGGCCGCCGAGGCGGAGTGGTTCATGGACTACCGCAACGGCGACGGCTCCGTCGCCGAGATGTGCGGCAACGGCGTCCGTGTCTTCGCGCGCTACCTCCAGTACGCCGGACTCGTCACCGACGGCGACCTGGCGGTCGCCACGCGCGGGGGCGTGAAGCGCGTCCACCTTGCGAAGGACGGCGACGTCACGGTCGGCATGGGCAGGGCCCGCCTCCCCGAGGGCGACGTCACGGTGAGCGTCGGGGAGCGCAGCTGGCCCGCGCGCAACGTGAACATGGGCAACCCGCACGCCGTCGCCTTCGTGGACGACCTCGCGCACGCCGGCGCCCTGCTCTCCCCGCCGCCCTTCGGCCCGGCCGCCGCCTACCCGGACGGGGTCAACGTCGAGTTCGTCGTGTACCGCGGCCCGCGGCATGTCGCTCTGCGCGTGCACGAACGGGGCTCCGGCGAGACGCGCTCGTGCGGCACGGGCGCGTGCGCCGTCGCCGTGGCCGCCGCGCGCCGGGACGGCGCCGACCCGGCGGCCACCGGAACGCCCGTCACGTACACGGTCGACCTGCCGGGCGGACGCCTGGTGATCACCGAGCGACCCGACGGCGAGATCGAGATGACCGGGCCGGCCGTGATCGTCGCCACAGGTGAGATCGATGCCCAGTGGCTGGAAAACGCCGTTCGCTGA
- a CDS encoding RelA/SpoT family protein, whose product MSAEATNPATPGPVTPATPRRRSLPRIDLRRLGRAALLGPASRGRLPDAISHVVEVHRAHHPDADLETLRRAYVLAESSHRGQMRKSGEPYITHPLAVTLILAELGAETTALTASLLHDTVEDTDVTLDQVGEEFGAEVRYLVDGVTKLEKVDYGAAAEPETFRKMLVATGNDVRVMSIKLADRLHNMRTLGVMRPEKQARIAKVTRDVLIPLAERLGVQALKTELEDLVFAILHPEEYAHTRELIAGNAAQETDPLAEFSDVMRTVLREAGIQAEVLIRPRHFVSVHRVSRKRGRLRGCDFGRLLVLVNEDADCYAVLGELHTCMTPVVSEFKDFIAVPKFNLYQSLHTAVAREDGQVAEVLIRTHQMHKVAEAGVIALGNPYTASAEEQTGPGAPAYEERVDPTRPGWLSRLLDWQEAAPDPDTFWSTLREDLAQDREITVYRPDGGALGLPEGATCVDAAYAQYGEDAHACIGARVNGRLATLSTVLRDGDTVQLLMGQDPASEPSREWLEHAHTPAARIAIQRWLTTHPAPAEDDAAEPAAEPAAGPAAGPSPRPAETAPPARATAETAPPARATADTAQPVRSATGAAPADPSAPRPGAAITVVDRPDANVRLAGCCTPVPLDEVTGFSVRGGVVTVHRVECAAVARMADAGREEVAVQWGDTTGCRVTLVAESFGRPHLLADLTEAMALEGAEIVSATVEPPSQQRVRHTYTVQLPDAARLPALLRAMRNVPGVYDVGRAQHHAAASSGTRAPSGTR is encoded by the coding sequence ATGAGTGCGGAGGCCACGAACCCTGCGACCCCAGGCCCGGTAACCCCGGCCACGCCCCGCAGGCGCAGCCTTCCCCGGATCGACCTGCGCCGCCTGGGCCGGGCCGCGCTGCTCGGCCCCGCCTCCCGCGGCCGGCTGCCCGACGCGATCAGCCATGTCGTCGAGGTGCATCGCGCGCATCACCCCGATGCCGACCTCGAAACCCTGCGCCGCGCCTATGTGCTCGCCGAGTCCTCGCACCGCGGGCAGATGCGCAAGAGCGGCGAGCCCTACATCACCCACCCTCTCGCGGTGACGTTGATCCTGGCCGAACTCGGCGCGGAGACCACCGCCTTGACGGCCTCGCTGCTCCACGACACCGTCGAGGACACCGATGTGACGCTCGATCAGGTCGGCGAGGAGTTCGGCGCCGAGGTGCGCTATCTCGTCGACGGCGTCACGAAGTTGGAAAAGGTCGACTACGGCGCGGCCGCCGAACCCGAGACGTTCCGCAAGATGCTCGTGGCCACCGGCAACGACGTCCGCGTGATGTCGATCAAACTCGCCGACCGGCTGCACAACATGCGCACTCTCGGCGTGATGCGCCCCGAGAAGCAGGCGCGCATCGCCAAGGTGACCCGCGACGTCCTCATCCCGCTCGCCGAACGCCTCGGCGTCCAGGCCCTCAAGACGGAGCTGGAAGACCTCGTCTTCGCGATCCTGCACCCCGAGGAGTACGCGCACACCCGCGAGCTGATCGCCGGCAACGCGGCGCAGGAGACCGACCCGCTCGCCGAGTTCTCCGACGTGATGCGCACGGTGCTGCGCGAGGCCGGCATCCAGGCCGAAGTCCTCATCAGGCCGCGGCACTTCGTCTCGGTCCACCGGGTCTCCCGCAAACGCGGCCGGCTGCGGGGCTGCGACTTCGGCCGGCTGCTGGTGCTGGTGAACGAGGACGCCGACTGCTACGCCGTGCTGGGCGAACTGCACACCTGTATGACGCCGGTCGTCTCGGAGTTCAAGGACTTCATCGCGGTTCCCAAGTTCAACCTGTACCAGTCGCTGCACACCGCGGTGGCCCGCGAGGACGGCCAGGTCGCGGAAGTCCTCATCCGCACGCACCAGATGCACAAGGTCGCCGAGGCCGGCGTCATCGCGCTCGGAAACCCCTACACGGCCTCCGCGGAGGAACAGACCGGCCCGGGCGCCCCCGCGTACGAGGAGCGCGTCGACCCCACCCGGCCCGGCTGGCTCTCCCGCCTCCTGGACTGGCAGGAAGCGGCGCCCGATCCCGACACCTTCTGGTCGACCCTGCGCGAGGACCTCGCCCAGGACCGCGAGATCACCGTCTACCGCCCCGACGGCGGGGCCCTCGGCCTGCCCGAAGGGGCCACCTGCGTGGACGCCGCCTACGCGCAGTACGGCGAAGACGCCCACGCCTGCATCGGCGCCCGGGTGAACGGCCGGCTGGCGACCCTCAGCACCGTCCTGCGGGACGGCGACACCGTCCAGCTCCTCATGGGCCAGGACCCCGCCTCGGAGCCCTCCCGGGAGTGGCTGGAGCACGCCCACACACCCGCCGCCCGGATCGCCATCCAGCGCTGGCTGACGACGCACCCCGCGCCCGCCGAGGACGACGCAGCCGAACCCGCCGCCGAGCCTGCCGCCGGGCCCGCTGCCGGACCCTCGCCCCGACCCGCCGAGACCGCGCCCCCCGCCCGGGCGACGGCCGAGACCGCGCCCCCCGCCCGGGCGACGGCCGATACCGCGCAGCCCGTCCGGTCGGCGACCGGTGCCGCCCCGGCGGACCCGTCCGCCCCGCGCCCAGGAGCCGCGATCACCGTCGTCGACCGGCCCGACGCGAACGTCCGGCTCGCCGGGTGCTGCACCCCGGTGCCGCTCGACGAGGTCACCGGCTTCTCGGTGCGCGGGGGAGTGGTCACCGTGCACCGCGTCGAGTGCGCCGCCGTGGCGCGCATGGCGGACGCGGGGCGCGAGGAGGTCGCCGTGCAGTGGGGCGACACCACCGGATGCCGGGTCACCCTGGTCGCCGAGTCGTTCGGACGCCCCCACCTGCTCGCCGACCTCACCGAGGCCATGGCACTCGAGGGCGCCGAGATCGTCTCCGCCACCGTCGAACCGCCGAGCCAGCAGCGGGTGCGGCACACCTACACCGTGCAACTGCCGGACGCGGCCCGCCTGCCCGCCCTCCTGCGGGCCATGCGCAACGTGCCCGGTGTGTACGACGTGGGGCGTGCGCAGCACCACGCGGCGGCCTCCTCCGGGACGAGGGCCCCCTCCGGGACGAGGTAG
- a CDS encoding antitoxin, with product MRLLDSLKAKLTPAKGKVSDLAHQHGDKIQHGIDKAAHVVDEKTKGKYSDRIHTGTGKAKGAMDRLAHKDGSAGGGDTFTPPNTPPPAS from the coding sequence ATGCGTCTCTTGGACAGTTTGAAGGCCAAGCTCACCCCGGCCAAAGGCAAGGTCTCGGACCTCGCGCACCAGCACGGGGACAAGATCCAGCACGGCATCGACAAGGCCGCGCACGTCGTCGACGAGAAGACCAAGGGCAAGTACAGCGACAGGATCCACACGGGCACCGGCAAGGCCAAGGGAGCCATGGACCGGCTCGCGCACAAAGACGGCTCCGCAGGGGGCGGCGACACCTTCACGCCGCCGAACACGCCCCCGCCGGCCTCCTGA
- a CDS encoding MazG nucleotide pyrophosphohydrolase domain-containing protein: MSSSPADLVREFHRAFGLDARSTPTQVSPALAAHRGELLAEEAAEVAEVSVSGPLDRLAHELADVVYVAYGTALVHGIDLDAVLAEIHRSNMTKRGPDGRIARRPDGKVLKGDHYEVPDVSEVLRRQGWTGSADGSGSGTSNGA; encoded by the coding sequence ATGAGTTCCTCGCCTGCCGACCTGGTCCGTGAGTTCCACCGTGCCTTCGGGCTCGACGCCCGCAGTACGCCCACGCAGGTGTCTCCCGCGTTGGCCGCCCACCGCGGGGAACTGCTCGCCGAGGAGGCCGCGGAGGTAGCCGAGGTGTCCGTCAGCGGGCCCCTGGACCGGCTGGCGCACGAGCTGGCCGACGTCGTGTACGTCGCGTACGGCACGGCCCTCGTGCACGGGATCGACCTCGACGCGGTGCTCGCCGAGATCCACCGGTCGAACATGACCAAGCGGGGCCCGGACGGCCGGATCGCCCGCCGCCCCGACGGCAAGGTCCTCAAGGGCGACCACTACGAGGTCCCGGACGTGTCCGAGGTCCTGCGCCGCCAGGGGTGGACCGGCAGCGCCGACGGCAGCGGCAGCGGCACAAGCAACGGGGCGTGA
- the miaA gene encoding tRNA (adenosine(37)-N6)-dimethylallyltransferase MiaA: MSSAPPAPRVIAVVGPTAAGKSDLGVFLAQRLGGEVVNADSMQLYRGMDIGTAKLTAEERGGVPHHLLDVWDVTVTASVAEYQRLARERIDALLAEGRWPILVGGSGLYVRGAVDNLEFPGTDPQVRSRLEEELTLRGSGALHARLAAADPEAAQAILPGNGRRIVRALEVIEITGKPFTANLPGHDSVYDTVQIGVDVARPELDERIARRVDRMWDAGLVEEVRALEARGLREGRTASRALGYQQVLTALSGECTQDEARAETVRATKRFARRQDSWFRRDPRVHWLSGAAADLAELPESALAFVERPVTA; encoded by the coding sequence GTGAGCAGCGCACCCCCCGCCCCCCGCGTCATCGCCGTCGTCGGACCGACTGCGGCCGGAAAGTCCGATCTGGGCGTCTTCCTGGCCCAGCGGCTCGGCGGCGAGGTCGTCAACGCCGACTCCATGCAGCTCTACCGAGGGATGGACATCGGGACCGCCAAACTGACGGCCGAGGAACGCGGCGGCGTCCCGCACCACCTCCTGGACGTCTGGGACGTCACGGTCACCGCCTCCGTCGCCGAGTACCAGCGGCTGGCGCGGGAGCGGATCGACGCCCTGCTCGCCGAGGGCAGGTGGCCGATTCTGGTCGGCGGCTCCGGCCTGTACGTCCGCGGCGCCGTCGACAACCTGGAGTTCCCCGGCACCGACCCCCAGGTCCGCTCCCGGCTCGAGGAGGAGCTCACGCTGCGCGGTTCGGGAGCCCTGCACGCCCGGCTGGCCGCGGCCGACCCGGAGGCCGCGCAGGCGATCCTGCCCGGCAACGGCCGCCGTATCGTCCGCGCGCTCGAGGTGATCGAGATCACCGGCAAGCCGTTCACCGCCAACCTGCCCGGACATGACTCCGTCTACGACACCGTCCAGATCGGCGTGGACGTGGCGCGCCCGGAACTCGACGAGCGCATCGCCCGCCGCGTAGACCGGATGTGGGACGCGGGGCTCGTGGAAGAGGTCCGCGCGCTGGAGGCCCGGGGTCTGCGGGAGGGCCGTACGGCCTCACGCGCACTCGGCTATCAGCAGGTCCTCACGGCCCTGAGCGGGGAGTGCACGCAGGACGAGGCGCGCGCGGAGACCGTCCGTGCCACCAAGCGCTTCGCGCGCCGTCAGGATTCGTGGTTCAGGCGCGATCCGCGGGTGCACTGGTTGAGTGGGGCCGCGGCTGATCTCGCGGAACTTCCGGAGTCCGCACTGGCGTTCGTGGAGCGACCGGTCACAGCCTGA
- a CDS encoding response regulator transcription factor — translation MPPTRVLLADDHTLVRRGVRLILDGEPDLTVVAEAGDGAEAVERARAGDVDLAVLDVAMPRMTGLQAARELSRRLPDLPILILTMYDNEQYFFEALKAGAGGYVLKSVADRDLVEACRAVVRDEPFIYPGAERALVRSYLDRLHRGDDVGGLPERPITEREEEILKLVAEGHTSREIGALLFISAKTVERHRANLLQKLGMRDRLELTRYAIRAGLIDP, via the coding sequence GTGCCGCCCACGCGCGTGCTGCTGGCCGACGATCACACCCTCGTGCGCAGGGGAGTGCGGCTCATCCTGGACGGTGAGCCCGATCTCACGGTGGTCGCCGAGGCGGGCGACGGGGCGGAAGCGGTCGAGCGGGCCCGCGCGGGCGACGTCGATCTGGCCGTCCTCGACGTGGCCATGCCCCGGATGACCGGCCTGCAGGCGGCCCGTGAACTCTCCCGGCGCCTCCCGGACCTGCCCATCCTCATCCTCACGATGTACGACAACGAGCAGTACTTCTTCGAGGCCCTCAAGGCGGGCGCCGGCGGGTACGTCCTCAAGTCGGTCGCCGACCGGGACCTGGTCGAGGCGTGCCGGGCGGTCGTGCGCGACGAGCCGTTCATCTACCCGGGCGCGGAACGGGCCCTCGTCCGCTCCTACCTGGACCGGCTGCACCGCGGCGACGACGTGGGCGGCCTGCCCGAGCGGCCCATCACCGAGCGCGAGGAGGAGATCCTGAAGCTCGTGGCCGAGGGGCACACCTCCCGGGAGATCGGCGCCCTGCTGTTCATCAGCGCCAAGACGGTCGAACGGCACCGTGCCAACCTTTTGCAGAAGCTCGGCATGCGCGACCGGTTGGAGCTGACCCGCTATGCGATCCGCGCCGGGCTCATCGACCCCTGA
- the miaB gene encoding tRNA (N6-isopentenyl adenosine(37)-C2)-methylthiotransferase MiaB yields MTSSSDRSLAVDAPAPKSYEIRTYGCQMNVHDSERLSGLLEEAGYVRAPDGSDGDADVVVFNTCAVRENADNRLYGNLGRLAPRKASRPGMQIAVGGCLAQKDRDTIVKKAPWVDVVFGTHNIGKLPVLLERARVQEEAQVEIAESLEAFPSTLPTRRESAYAAWVSISVGCNNTCTFCIVPALRGKEKDRRTGDILAEIEALVGEGVSEITLLGQNVNAYGSDIGDREAFSKLLRACGTVEGLERVRFTSPHPRDFTDDVIAAMAETPNVMPQLHMPLQSGSDTVLKAMRRSYRQERYLGIIEKVRASIPHAAITTDIIVGFPGETEEDFEQTLHAVREARFAQAFTFQYSKRPGTPAATMEDQIPKEVVQARYERLVALQEEISWEENKKQVGRTLELMVAEGEGRKDGATHRLSGRAPDNRLVHFTKPEQEVRPGDVVTVEITYAAPHHLLAEGAVLEVRRTRAGDAWEKRTAEKAAKPAGVMLGLPKVGAPDPVPTAVASGCGCD; encoded by the coding sequence ATGACCAGCAGCAGTGACCGGAGCCTCGCCGTGGACGCGCCCGCACCCAAGAGCTACGAAATCCGCACTTACGGGTGCCAGATGAACGTCCATGACTCCGAGCGATTGTCCGGACTGCTCGAAGAGGCCGGGTACGTGCGCGCCCCCGACGGGTCGGACGGCGACGCCGACGTCGTCGTCTTCAACACCTGCGCGGTGCGAGAGAACGCCGACAACCGGCTCTACGGCAACCTCGGCCGGCTCGCGCCGCGCAAGGCGAGCCGGCCCGGCATGCAGATCGCGGTCGGCGGCTGCCTGGCGCAGAAGGACCGCGACACCATCGTCAAGAAGGCGCCCTGGGTGGACGTCGTCTTCGGCACGCACAACATCGGCAAACTCCCGGTGCTGCTGGAACGCGCGCGCGTGCAGGAAGAGGCGCAGGTCGAGATCGCCGAGTCGCTCGAGGCCTTCCCCTCCACACTGCCCACCCGGCGCGAGAGCGCCTACGCGGCCTGGGTGTCCATCTCCGTCGGCTGCAACAACACCTGCACCTTCTGCATCGTCCCGGCGTTGCGCGGCAAGGAGAAGGACCGGCGCACCGGCGACATCCTGGCCGAGATCGAGGCGCTGGTCGGCGAGGGCGTCAGCGAGATCACCCTGCTCGGCCAGAACGTCAACGCCTACGGCTCCGACATCGGCGACCGCGAGGCCTTCAGCAAGCTGCTGCGCGCGTGCGGCACGGTCGAGGGCCTGGAGCGCGTCCGCTTCACCTCCCCGCACCCGCGCGACTTCACCGACGACGTCATCGCCGCCATGGCCGAGACGCCCAACGTGATGCCGCAGCTGCACATGCCGCTGCAGTCCGGCTCGGACACGGTCCTGAAGGCGATGCGACGCTCGTACCGGCAGGAGCGCTACCTCGGGATCATCGAGAAGGTGCGCGCCTCGATTCCGCACGCCGCGATCACCACCGACATCATCGTGGGCTTCCCCGGCGAGACCGAGGAGGACTTCGAGCAGACGCTTCACGCGGTGCGCGAGGCACGGTTCGCACAGGCGTTCACCTTCCAGTACTCCAAGCGCCCCGGCACGCCGGCCGCGACGATGGAGGACCAGATCCCCAAGGAGGTCGTGCAGGCGCGGTACGAGCGTCTCGTGGCACTCCAGGAGGAGATCTCCTGGGAGGAGAACAAGAAGCAGGTGGGCCGCACCCTGGAGTTGATGGTCGCCGAGGGCGAGGGCCGCAAGGACGGCGCCACCCACCGCCTCTCCGGCCGCGCCCCCGACAACCGCCTGGTCCACTTCACCAAGCCGGAGCAGGAGGTACGCCCCGGCGACGTCGTGACCGTGGAGATCACCTACGCCGCCCCGCACCACCTCCTCGCCGAGGGTGCAGTCCTGGAGGTGCGCCGCACACGCGCGGGGGACGCCTGGGAGAAGCGCACGGCCGAGAAGGCGGCGAAGCCGGCGGGCGTGATGCTGGGTCTGCCGAAGGTCGGCGCCCCGGATCCGGTGCCGACGGCCGTGGCGAGCGGCTGCGGCTGCGACTGA